From the genome of Thermodesulfobacteriota bacterium, one region includes:
- a CDS encoding flagellar FliJ family protein, translated as MLIKRLERLAEIVEKKREEKKNELTKIEELLKSVENDIEQTKNEYEKSYQRLLYGPVTGSDFYAIKDYLSYLRERENLLLQKKHELTTKAAKLKDELVSLHKECKKLEILIEKAISNKRKHELRLIQKRIDEIALRSKVSSD; from the coding sequence ATGCTTATAAAAAGACTTGAACGGCTAGCTGAAATTGTAGAGAAAAAGAGAGAAGAAAAGAAAAACGAGTTGACAAAAATCGAAGAACTTTTAAAATCTGTCGAAAATGACATAGAACAAACGAAAAATGAGTACGAAAAGAGCTACCAAAGGCTTCTTTACGGACCTGTCACCGGAAGCGATTTCTACGCTATAAAGGATTACCTTTCATATCTCCGAGAGAGAGAAAATTTACTTCTCCAGAAAAAGCATGAGCTCACTACAAAAGCTGCCAAGTTGAAGGATGAGCTAGTCTCTCTGCATAAGGAATGCAAAAAGCTGGAAATTCTGATAGAGAAAGCTATCTCAAATAAAAGGAAACATGAACTAAGGTTAATCCAGAAAAGAATAGATGAAATAGCTTTAAGGTCAAAAGTTTCATCCGATTAG